The nucleotide window AGAATCCAGATGTCCGGTGTTTCCAGATTTTTATTCCAGGGATTATAGGTTTTGAAATCATAATCCCGGGGGCGGTTCATCAGGACAAAGCGGCTGGCGTTCCAGAGTTTATTCATAAAATTCCGCCCGACTTCAATCCGGTTTTCATCGAAGAGAATATCCTGTCCCTGAGGTGCAATCAGCATGATCCCGAACCGCAGGGCATCGGCGCCAAAGCGGTCAATCAAATCGAGGGGATCAGGAGAATTCCCCAGAGACTTGCTCATTTTCCGTCCCTGGGCATCACGAATGAGTCCGGTAAAGTAAACATTCTTAAAAGGAATCTCGCCTGCAAATTCGAGCCCGGCCATAATCATGCGGGCAACCCAGAAAAAGATGATATCCGGTGCCGTTACCAGGTCATTCGTGGGGTAGTAATATTTCAGATCATCCGTCTTTTCCGGCCATCCTAAAGTGGAAAAAGGCCACAGCCAGGAGCTGAACCAGGTATCCAAAACATCTTCATCCTGTTTAATTTTTTCTGAACCGCATTTCGGACACCGTTCAGGATCTTCCCGGAGAGCATTTTCCCAGCCACAGGCCTTACAAGTAAACACAGGTATCCGGTGCCCCCACCACAATTGACGGCTGATGCACCAATCCTTTATATTTTCAAGCCAGTGATTATAGGTTTTCACCCAACGGTTCGGACTGAACTGAATGTGCCCTTCATTGACCGCTTTCAGGGCTGGTTTGGCCAGCTCTTCCATTTTCACGAACCACTGTTCCGAAACCCGGGGCTCGATTGGAACATCGGCCCGTTCACTGTAACCTACTTTATGGATATACTTTTCTACTTTTATAAGGACACCCTGTTTTTCCAGTTCCTTAACAATTTTCTTCCGGGCTTCTTCCCGTGTTAATCCCTCATAATCTGTCCCGGCAGATTCATTCAGAGTGGCATCGGGGTTAAAAATGTTGATAAAAGGCAGATCGTGGCGCCGACCGATTTCATAATCGTTGGGATCGTGGCAGGGCGTGATTTTCAGGGCGCCGGTCCCAAATTCCCGGTCAACATACGCATCGGCAATGATGGGAATTTCCCGGTTAGCCACAGGCAGGATCAGGGTTTTACCAATAAAATCCCTGTATCGTTTATCTTCAGGATGAACGGCTACAGCCGAATCCCCCAGCATGGTTTCGGGCCGGGTTGTGGCAATTGTGAGGCCTTTGGAAGGATCCTCCTTCAGAGGATAACGGATATGCCACAGGTGGCCGTGGACTTCCTTATAAATCACCTCTTCGTCGGAAAGCGCTGTCAGTGAAACAGGGCACCAGTTCACAATGCGGGTACCTTTATAAATATAGCCTTTTTCATACAAGCGCACGAAAACTTCCCGGACCGCTTTCGAGAGTCCTTCATCCAGAGTAAAGCGCTCGCGGGACCAATCACAGGAGACCCCCAATTTTTTCAGTTGTTTAATAATAATCCCGCCGTACCGGGCTTTCCAGTCCCACACAAGTTTCAGAAAATCCTCCCTGGAATACTCTTTCCGGCTTTTTCCCTTTCGGCGCAAATCTTTTTCCACAGCAGTCTGAGTCGCGATTCCCGCATGGTCGGTACCCGGCAGCCAAAGAGTTTCATATCCCTCCATGCGAGCTTTGCGAACCAGAATATCCTGAAGAGTATTATTTAAAACGTGTCCCATGGTCAGCATTCCGGTCACATTAGGTGGTGGAATCATGATCGTATAAGGTTTTTTATCCGGATTTGGTTCGGAATGGAAATAATTCTTCTCTGTCCACACTCTGTACCATTTGTCTTCAACCTGATTGGGATCGTATAATTTGGATAATTCTTTCATAGATAGGTGCACATCCTTTTTTTCGATTGTCAATAATTTATTAATTTATAAAACAAATTTGAGAATTGGAAATGGAACCTTGGGACATTAAGAGGTTACCCGCTTTGCTCATGTTTATGGATTCATGGGTTGAAGAGTCAGTACGCAGATAACAGTTGGTGATAAATTCTACTATCCCTATATAGGAAGAAGGTTACTCGTAAGTCCCCAAGAGGTTAAAATAAGCCCACACCCGGTAAAAAGCAAGATTATATTATTTATAATATATAAACAAGTGTGATTAAAGTTTATATCATGACACCGTACTTTTATATTTTGTCCCTTTCGCCCCCAAATATCAACACTCAACTCAATGCATCATTCATAATTTATCATTCTTCATTCAAAAAAAGCCTGCAGCACATATTTTTGATGAATCCGTTTGTCACGGTGGGTACCTGCCCCCGGGTTCAGCCTTCCTCTCACGGGAGGCCTGGCTTCCGCCGGGATGAGCGTTGGTTCCCATAGATTCAATGTTGATTCTCAAAAAATTTGGCTGCAGGCCATCTAATTCAAAGTATTGGAGTTTTCACCGATTTGCAAGATTTTTTGGGAGATTTTTCTGAATTTTCCCCTTGATTTTTTCCAAATTCATTCATTTCAGTTTGTCATGAATTTTTCTAAATTTCGGCATGAAGAAATTCACCATTCGGACATACAGGATCTCTGATTATGAGGCAGTACAAAATCTTTGGAAAGCTGCCGGACTTTATCTATCTCTTTCGGACACACGAGAAGAACTGCACCGGATGCTGGACAAACATCCGGAATTATTTTTAATTGCAGAACAGAAGGGAATCCTTGTTGGAACGGTTTTGGGTTCTTTTGACGGCAGGCGCGGATATATCCACCACCTTGCGGTCCTTCCTGAGTATCAACATCGCGGCATTGGAACTTTCCTTTTAAAAACCCTTGAAGAGAAATACCGGTCAATGGACGTTGTAAAAATCCATCTGTTTATTGAAACGGAAAATGCTGAAGTGGAAAGTTATTATCAAAAACTTGGCTGGTATCGCCGGGATGATTTGATTATGATGAGCAAAACCCTGCGGACAGATAATTGACAGCAGACATATATCCCCTTTTTAAAAAAATCGAATCCGGAGAACGCATAAACCGGAAAGAAGGGTTAATGCTGATGCGCTGCCATGATCTTTCCTTACTGGCCGTCATAGCAGATATTCTCCGCAGACGTTTTCATCCCCATAACCGCATAACGTACATTGTAGACAGAAATATCAATTACACCAATATTTGCACGGCCGGTTGTGCATTCTGTGCCTTTCATTGTCCGCCGGGATCTGAGAAAGGATATGTGTTGTCCCGTGAAAAACTGGCGGAGAAAATTGAGGAAACGAAATCCCTGGGGGGAATTCAGATCCTTTTGCAGGGTGGCTTGAATCCTGCATTAACGCTGGAATGGTTTGAAGACCTTTTCCAGTGGATCAAAAAGGAGCACCCTATTCATATTCACGGACTCAGTCCACCTGAAATTCTCTTTCTTTCAAAACAATCCGGACTCTCTGTGGAAGAAACCCTGAAAAGGCTTTTAGCTGCAGGCCTGGATTCAATTCCCGGAGGCGGTGCGGAGATTTTGGTCGACACGGCCCGAAAACGAATGAATGCCCACAGAAAAGCAAGCAGTGATGCCTGGCTTCATGTGATGAAAACAGCCCATCGGCTGGGAGTCCTCACGACTGCTACCATGATGTTCGGTGCCGGGGAAACCCCGGAAGAAAGGCTGGAGCACTTATTGAAAATCAGAGCCCTACAGGATAAGGCGATAGCCCGCCGGCAAAGCACAGATCAGGATTCAGACAAAACGGGTTATTTTACCGCTTTTATTCCCTGGGTTTATCAGCCCGCCCAAACCCGGCTGGGAGGGGAAAAAGCATCTTCCTTCGAATATCTGAAAAT belongs to Candidatus Neomarinimicrobiota bacterium and includes:
- a CDS encoding valine--tRNA ligase, whose protein sequence is MKELSKLYDPNQVEDKWYRVWTEKNYFHSEPNPDKKPYTIMIPPPNVTGMLTMGHVLNNTLQDILVRKARMEGYETLWLPGTDHAGIATQTAVEKDLRRKGKSRKEYSREDFLKLVWDWKARYGGIIIKQLKKLGVSCDWSRERFTLDEGLSKAVREVFVRLYEKGYIYKGTRIVNWCPVSLTALSDEEVIYKEVHGHLWHIRYPLKEDPSKGLTIATTRPETMLGDSAVAVHPEDKRYRDFIGKTLILPVANREIPIIADAYVDREFGTGALKITPCHDPNDYEIGRRHDLPFINIFNPDATLNESAGTDYEGLTREEARKKIVKELEKQGVLIKVEKYIHKVGYSERADVPIEPRVSEQWFVKMEELAKPALKAVNEGHIQFSPNRWVKTYNHWLENIKDWCISRQLWWGHRIPVFTCKACGWENALREDPERCPKCGSEKIKQDEDVLDTWFSSWLWPFSTLGWPEKTDDLKYYYPTNDLVTAPDIIFFWVARMIMAGLEFAGEIPFKNVYFTGLIRDAQGRKMSKSLGNSPDPLDLIDRFGADALRFGIMLIAPQGQDILFDENRIEVGRNFMNKLWNASRFVLMNRPRDYDFKTYNPWNKNLETPDIWILGKLQDTIKSVNKNLEKYRFNDAAKDIYDFTWSYFCDWYIELIKSRFYGDDPDRKKSSLGTAVFVLRNILKLLHPFAPFITEEIWQSVKQEDEPDIVMSDWPEIPRIPGVDKTNEEMRLLMDVITAIRTIRSEMTVPPSKKADVLIHGGNTFQRDILREKEEYIRALAKVRSLTIEENLEKPKLSAAAVVKNLEIYVPLAGLIDVDKEKSRLKKEIDNLEKRLSGVRNKLLNPNFVRKAPENVVQYERDKRKSMEENLSLLRANLARLDD
- a CDS encoding GNAT family N-acetyltransferase, yielding MKKFTIRTYRISDYEAVQNLWKAAGLYLSLSDTREELHRMLDKHPELFLIAEQKGILVGTVLGSFDGRRGYIHHLAVLPEYQHRGIGTFLLKTLEEKYRSMDVVKIHLFIETENAEVESYYQKLGWYRRDDLIMMSKTLRTDN
- the mqnC gene encoding dehypoxanthine futalosine cyclase encodes the protein MTADIYPLFKKIESGERINRKEGLMLMRCHDLSLLAVIADILRRRFHPHNRITYIVDRNINYTNICTAGCAFCAFHCPPGSEKGYVLSREKLAEKIEETKSLGGIQILLQGGLNPALTLEWFEDLFQWIKKEHPIHIHGLSPPEILFLSKQSGLSVEETLKRLLAAGLDSIPGGGAEILVDTARKRMNAHRKASSDAWLHVMKTAHRLGVLTTATMMFGAGETPEERLEHLLKIRALQDKAIARRQSTDQDSDKTGYFTAFIPWVYQPAQTRLGGEKASSFEYLKIVAVSRILLDNIPNLQASWVTQGERISQLALHMGCNDLGSTMIEENVVAATGVKFSMSPERMEEFIRAEGFIPVRRNQAYEMIGQ